A DNA window from Actinomycetota bacterium contains the following coding sequences:
- a CDS encoding SHOCT domain-containing protein — MPGLLRGMARTAVVAGTATAVSNRVSRRQAERWSRQGAYDQPAYQEPPPQYAAAPEPAPQQDMVQQLKDLAELKDQGILTEEEFAAQKARILGS, encoded by the coding sequence ATGCCCGGACTACTCCGCGGGATGGCCCGCACCGCCGTCGTCGCCGGCACCGCCACCGCGGTCAGCAACCGTGTCTCGCGCCGGCAGGCCGAGCGGTGGTCGCGCCAGGGAGCCTACGACCAGCCCGCCTACCAGGAGCCGCCGCCCCAGTATGCGGCGGCGCCCGAGCCGGCACCTCAGCAGGACATGGTCCAGCAGCTCAAGGATCTGGCCGAGCTGAAGGACCAGGGCATCCTCACCGAGGAGGAATTCGCCGCCCAGAA